A stretch of Paenibacillus sp. URB8-2 DNA encodes these proteins:
- a CDS encoding carbohydrate ABC transporter permease: MYEAATVDGAGSWIKFRHITLPGISPITFFILVTSLIGALQDFTRFIIMTAGGPNYSTTTIVYYLYTTAFQYNDMGFASAIAWFVGFIIMIITLINFLASKKWVHYN; this comes from the coding sequence CTGTATGAAGCCGCCACGGTGGACGGGGCGGGCAGTTGGATCAAGTTCCGCCATATTACGCTGCCGGGCATATCGCCGATCACCTTTTTCATATTGGTCACTTCGCTGATCGGGGCTCTCCAGGACTTCACTCGGTTCATTATTATGACCGCCGGCGGACCGAACTATTCTACGACCACGATTGTCTATTACCTGTATACGACCGCATTCCAATACAACGATATGGGCTTCGCTTCTGCAATTGCCTGGTTTGTAGGCTTCATCATTATGATAATTACCTTGATCAACTTTTTGGCTTCCAAGAAATGGGTTCATTACAACTAG
- a CDS encoding carbohydrate ABC transporter permease: MSSLSAGNQNYSTGRRFTLKSVLGKAASYILLTIGGLIMALPFLWMLSTSLKDEGSIFSIPPQWIPSPVMWENYRLLFEKVNMGRGFLNTMMIIVPTIAIGLFVSALSAYGFAKLKFLGRDKLFTVLLATVVIPGTVTMIPAFIMFKNFGWVDSWKPLMIPGMFGAPIVIFFLRQFFMTIPDELEEAARIDGMNPFGIFLKIMVPLGKPAIMTQAVLSFNGSYNDYLGPLIYLNSPEKWTLQLELASLTSYYASEWTYIMAGSVLALLPTLLMFAFLQRYFIEGIALTGIKG; this comes from the coding sequence ATGAGCAGTCTTAGTGCAGGCAATCAAAATTATTCAACCGGCCGGAGATTCACTCTGAAAAGCGTGCTCGGAAAAGCGGCTTCCTATATTTTGCTGACTATCGGCGGACTTATTATGGCTCTGCCGTTCTTATGGATGCTGTCCACTTCCTTGAAGGATGAAGGCTCGATTTTCTCGATTCCGCCGCAATGGATTCCGAGTCCGGTAATGTGGGAGAACTATCGTCTTCTGTTTGAAAAAGTGAATATGGGCCGCGGCTTCCTTAATACGATGATGATCATCGTTCCAACAATAGCCATCGGGTTATTCGTGTCGGCTCTGTCCGCCTACGGTTTTGCCAAACTGAAATTTTTGGGCCGTGATAAGTTGTTTACTGTTCTGCTTGCGACTGTAGTCATCCCGGGGACGGTAACGATGATTCCCGCTTTTATCATGTTCAAGAACTTCGGCTGGGTGGACAGCTGGAAGCCGCTGATGATTCCGGGCATGTTCGGCGCTCCAATAGTCATCTTCTTTCTGCGGCAATTTTTTATGACCATTCCGGATGAACTGGAAGAAGCCGCGCGTATCGATGGAATGAATCCGTTCGGCATTTTTCTCAAAATCATGGTCCCCCTGGGTAAACCTGCCATTATGACTCAGGCCGTACTCTCGTTCAATGGATCCTATAACGATTATCTCGGACCTTTGATTTATTTGAATTCCCCGGAGAAATGGACGCTCCAACTGGAATTGGCTTCGCTTACTTCTTATTATGCCTCGGAATGGACCTATATTATGGCCGGCTCGGTTCTGGCGCTGCTGCCCACCCTGCTGATGTTTGCCTTCCTGCAAAGATATTTTATCGAGGGGATCGCGCTGACGGGCATTAAGGGCTGA
- a CDS encoding alpha-N-arabinofuranosidase has protein sequence MKSNVIINADISKGKINKNIYGQFAEHLGRCIYEGLWVGQDSPIENTEGIRNDVIAALKKLSIPVLRWPGGCFADEYHWKDGIGPKETRKRMVNTHWGGVVENNHFGTHEFFKLCEMLDAEPYICGNVGSGTVQEMSEWVEYMTFGGESPMANLRQANGKEEPWKLKYFGVGNENWGCGGNMRPEYYADLYRRYQTYVRNYGDNRIFRIAGGANVDDYRWTEALMREAGHLMDGLSLHYYTIPGKWEDKRHALGFDEAEWFETMQKSLYMDVLITRHSAIMDRYDPDKRVGLIIDEWGTWFLAEPGTNPGFLYQQNTIRDALVAALHLHIFHSHNDRVQMTNIAQMVNVLQAMILTEGSKMVLTPTYHVFEMFKIHQDAEALSVETASGSYEWDGVSIPQVSVSASKAPSGDIHISLCNTDPNNEAKITTQIRGIESRGEAEGVILAAANMQAHNTFEDPERVKPEAFHGFKKEGGVLEITLPPMSVAVIKL, from the coding sequence ATGAAATCAAATGTAATAATCAACGCCGATATTTCCAAAGGGAAAATCAATAAAAATATATACGGCCAGTTCGCGGAACATCTGGGCCGCTGTATCTACGAAGGGCTGTGGGTCGGACAGGACTCGCCCATCGAGAATACGGAAGGCATACGCAATGATGTGATCGCGGCGCTGAAAAAGTTGAGTATACCGGTGCTCCGCTGGCCGGGAGGCTGCTTTGCGGATGAATACCACTGGAAAGACGGTATCGGTCCGAAGGAAACGAGAAAAAGAATGGTCAATACGCACTGGGGCGGTGTGGTGGAGAATAACCACTTCGGGACGCATGAATTTTTCAAGCTGTGCGAAATGCTGGATGCAGAACCGTATATTTGCGGGAACGTGGGCAGCGGAACCGTTCAGGAAATGTCGGAGTGGGTTGAGTACATGACATTTGGCGGCGAATCGCCGATGGCCAATTTACGCCAGGCGAATGGAAAAGAGGAGCCCTGGAAGCTGAAATACTTTGGAGTGGGCAATGAGAACTGGGGCTGCGGAGGCAATATGAGGCCGGAGTATTACGCCGATCTTTACCGCCGTTACCAGACTTATGTCCGAAACTATGGGGATAACCGGATCTTCAGAATCGCCGGCGGCGCAAATGTGGATGATTACCGCTGGACAGAGGCGCTGATGCGGGAGGCGGGCCATCTGATGGACGGACTGAGCCTGCATTATTATACTATTCCCGGCAAATGGGAAGACAAACGGCACGCGCTTGGCTTCGACGAAGCGGAATGGTTTGAGACGATGCAGAAATCGCTTTATATGGACGTACTGATTACCCGCCATTCCGCCATTATGGACCGCTATGATCCGGACAAGCGCGTAGGTTTGATTATAGATGAATGGGGCACCTGGTTCCTGGCCGAGCCTGGAACTAATCCCGGCTTCCTGTATCAGCAGAATACGATCCGCGACGCGCTTGTGGCTGCGCTTCATCTTCACATCTTCCACAGCCATAACGACCGGGTCCAAATGACTAATATCGCCCAAATGGTCAACGTGCTTCAGGCGATGATCCTGACGGAAGGCTCGAAAATGGTCCTGACCCCGACGTACCACGTATTTGAGATGTTCAAAATCCATCAGGATGCCGAGGCGCTTTCCGTTGAAACGGCCAGCGGCAGCTATGAGTGGGATGGCGTGTCCATTCCGCAGGTTAGCGTATCCGCCTCTAAGGCGCCAAGCGGAGATATCCATATTAGTCTCTGCAATACGGATCCGAATAATGAAGCGAAGATCACAACGCAGATTAGAGGAATCGAAAGCAGGGGCGAGGCCGAAGGCGTTATTCTTGCCGCTGCAAATATGCAGGCGCATAACACGTTCGAAGATCCCGAACGGGTCAAGCCGGAAGCCTTTCACGGCTTCAAGAAAGAAGGCGGAGTTCTGGAAATTACACTGCCCCCGATGTCTGTAGCCGTCATCAAACTGTAA
- a CDS encoding glycoside hydrolase family 43 protein, which yields MTNTEFSNPLIEQRADPWIYKHSDGYYYFTASVPEYDRIEIRRARTIEGLASAKPAVAWRKYKDGPCSANIWAPEIHYTDGKWYIYFAAARTTETTDGLFDHRMYVLENDFANPLEGNWTEKGQIKTAWESFALDATTFEHAGKLYYVWAQKDPDIPGNSNLYISEMADPWTLRGRQTMIAKPEHAWEMIGFSVNEGPAVLKRGGRIFISFSASATDFNYCMGLIWADENADLLDASSWTKLPQPVFQTNEETALYGPGHNSFTVGESGEDVLIYHARSYKEIQGDPLYDPNRHTRAQVFGWNEDGMPNFGVQIPEGGIKR from the coding sequence ATGACAAATACAGAATTTAGCAATCCGCTGATCGAACAGCGCGCCGATCCTTGGATCTACAAACACAGCGACGGCTATTATTACTTTACCGCTTCGGTTCCGGAGTACGACCGGATCGAAATCCGCCGGGCGCGCACCATCGAAGGACTGGCGTCGGCGAAGCCGGCAGTCGCATGGCGCAAGTACAAGGACGGGCCGTGTAGCGCAAATATCTGGGCCCCGGAAATTCATTATACGGACGGCAAATGGTATATTTACTTCGCCGCCGCCCGTACTACGGAGACCACTGATGGATTGTTCGATCACAGGATGTATGTGCTGGAGAACGATTTCGCGAATCCGCTGGAAGGAAACTGGACCGAAAAGGGCCAGATCAAGACGGCCTGGGAATCCTTCGCGCTCGATGCGACAACGTTCGAGCATGCCGGCAAGCTGTACTATGTGTGGGCGCAAAAGGACCCGGACATTCCCGGAAACTCCAACCTGTACATCTCGGAAATGGCCGATCCATGGACGCTAAGAGGCAGGCAGACCATGATCGCTAAGCCGGAGCATGCTTGGGAAATGATCGGCTTCAGCGTAAACGAGGGCCCGGCGGTCTTGAAACGGGGGGGCCGCATCTTCATCAGCTTTTCTGCCAGTGCGACCGATTTCAATTACTGCATGGGGCTAATATGGGCGGACGAGAACGCCGATCTGTTGGACGCTTCGTCATGGACGAAGCTGCCGCAGCCCGTCTTTCAGACGAACGAGGAAACGGCGCTGTACGGACCGGGGCATAACAGCTTTACTGTAGGTGAGAGCGGAGAGGATGTGCTGATCTACCATGCGCGGAGCTACAAGGAAATTCAGGGAGATCCGCTGTACGATCCGAACCGGCATACCCGTGCGCAGGTATTCGGCTGGAACGAAGACGGTATGCCTAATTTTGGGGTGCAGATCCCGGAGGGCGGCATCAAGCGGTAA
- a CDS encoding sugar porter family MFS transporter, with product MSTLLNNPAKEAESSIKFVLLVSMVAALGGFLFGFDTAVMSGANGFLRARFGLGDFMLGWTVSCLIIGCMAGAAVSGMLGERFGRKKVLLAAAVLYTAGIFVSAISPNLEIFILARMIEGVGIGITSTLCPLYNAEIAPAKYRGRLVAMTQMAVVSGILIGSFLAFGVSSLGNDAWDVSTGWRIMFGAGIVPGLLFLVLLFLVPESPRWLIKKGRAAEALPILLKIHGEELAKKEVLDIKQTFKQDEEASIASSGRRFTPALRTVLIVGIVVAMLQQVTGINAVMYYAPEIFRQTGAGTSGSLTQTIMVGLVNLIFTALSLWLVDKLGRKVLLLAGSFFMTISLTIIGFAFHTGQTDGPIVLICILVYVASFAISLGAVVWVILSEIFPSRIRGLATAVATMALWGADFAVSQSFPPLLASAGPGATFWIFGATSLFTFLFTWGVIPETKGKSLEEIEAMWENKHSSKQESLHPSLQD from the coding sequence ATGAGTACTCTATTGAACAATCCGGCAAAAGAAGCGGAGAGCAGCATTAAATTTGTTCTGCTTGTATCCATGGTAGCAGCTCTTGGCGGATTTTTGTTCGGATTCGATACGGCGGTCATGTCGGGAGCAAACGGGTTCCTGCGCGCCCGGTTTGGGCTGGGCGACTTCATGCTCGGCTGGACGGTATCCTGCCTGATTATCGGCTGTATGGCCGGAGCGGCAGTCTCCGGAATGTTGGGTGAACGGTTCGGCCGAAAAAAGGTGCTGCTTGCGGCTGCGGTATTGTATACCGCCGGAATTTTCGTTTCCGCTATTTCGCCGAACCTGGAGATTTTCATCCTGGCCCGCATGATCGAGGGCGTTGGCATCGGGATTACATCAACGCTCTGCCCGCTCTATAATGCGGAAATCGCGCCCGCCAAATACCGTGGACGACTGGTCGCCATGACCCAAATGGCGGTGGTATCGGGCATCCTCATCGGTTCTTTCCTGGCTTTTGGCGTATCTAGCCTCGGCAACGATGCATGGGACGTTTCCACCGGCTGGCGCATTATGTTCGGAGCCGGCATTGTGCCGGGACTGCTGTTCCTGGTTCTGCTGTTTCTTGTTCCGGAAAGCCCAAGATGGCTGATCAAGAAAGGCCGAGCCGCAGAGGCTCTGCCCATTCTGCTGAAGATTCACGGGGAAGAGCTGGCTAAGAAAGAAGTTCTGGACATCAAGCAGACCTTCAAACAGGATGAGGAAGCGTCGATTGCCTCGTCTGGACGGAGATTCACTCCGGCTTTGCGCACCGTTCTTATTGTAGGCATTGTCGTCGCTATGCTCCAGCAAGTTACGGGAATCAACGCGGTTATGTATTACGCGCCGGAAATATTCCGCCAGACCGGAGCTGGAACGAGCGGCTCCCTCACCCAGACCATTATGGTCGGGCTTGTCAATCTGATCTTTACCGCACTGTCCCTGTGGCTTGTAGATAAGCTCGGACGCAAGGTGCTGCTGCTGGCCGGTTCGTTCTTTATGACAATCAGTTTGACGATCATTGGCTTCGCCTTCCATACCGGTCAAACGGACGGTCCGATCGTACTGATCTGCATTCTCGTTTATGTCGCCTCCTTCGCCATTTCGCTCGGAGCGGTGGTTTGGGTGATTCTTTCCGAAATATTCCCAAGCCGGATACGCGGCCTGGCCACAGCGGTCGCCACGATGGCACTTTGGGGAGCCGACTTCGCGGTGTCTCAGTCCTTCCCGCCGCTGCTTGCTTCCGCGGGACCTGGTGCAACGTTCTGGATTTTCGGTGCAACCTCCCTGTTTACCTTCCTCTTCACTTGGGGCGTCATTCCGGAGACGAAAGGCAAATCACTCGAAGAAATCGAAGCGATGTGGGAGAACAAGCATAGCAGCAAGCAGGAGAGCCTGCATCCCTCCCTTCAAGATTAA
- a CDS encoding AraC family transcriptional regulator, translating to MYRLMITDDEALEREGLEWIIRRAMPGTFRIIHAENGRTAIGLAEEQRPHIIFMDVNMPGIQGLEALREIKTRMPDAKLVLVTAYDYFAYAKEAISLGVKEYIVKPAKREELVSLLRRLVEELDQEKAKREEELEIRDRMSQLMPLAENELALLLMMNKAADEDSLQLSEWLEFPLDRGFGLVVAFNDDANIGRQRAYSIIHSLVRTFGSSISSSLIDSHIAIFLRIPPGMQEAEFGEEALQYGEKLRSHAEQHLGLSAAVGIGTIREGAEGLHESYFEAVFASTLVERSGGVCRFGDLKKEQLDHNGGNPAAIDRAGQRSYVVAALQRIREEREQQTMSVLDKAKGYIGARFTEELSLEEVADHVHLNSFYFSKIFKQLTGETFIDYLTGLRIGKAKELIAAGDFSLKEICFLAGYKDPNYFSRVFKKVTGITPSEYRDQNH from the coding sequence GTGTATCGGCTGATGATAACAGATGACGAGGCGCTTGAGCGCGAGGGGCTGGAGTGGATTATCCGGCGGGCGATGCCGGGAACGTTCCGGATCATTCACGCCGAGAACGGAAGGACGGCCATCGGACTTGCCGAGGAACAGCGGCCCCATATTATTTTTATGGATGTCAATATGCCCGGCATTCAGGGTCTGGAGGCCCTCAGGGAGATCAAAACGAGGATGCCGGACGCCAAGCTGGTGCTGGTGACCGCCTATGATTATTTTGCCTATGCCAAGGAAGCCATATCGCTGGGGGTCAAGGAATATATCGTAAAGCCGGCTAAGCGGGAGGAACTGGTATCCCTGCTGCGAAGACTGGTGGAAGAACTGGATCAGGAAAAGGCCAAACGCGAGGAAGAGCTGGAAATACGCGACCGGATGTCGCAGCTTATGCCGCTTGCCGAGAATGAGCTCGCTCTTCTCCTGATGATGAACAAAGCCGCTGATGAAGACAGCCTGCAGCTCTCCGAATGGCTGGAATTCCCCCTTGACCGGGGATTTGGGCTTGTCGTCGCATTCAACGACGATGCGAATATCGGCAGGCAGCGGGCGTACAGCATCATCCACAGTCTTGTCAGAACCTTTGGCAGCTCCATTTCGAGTTCCCTCATCGACAGCCATATCGCGATATTCCTGCGAATACCTCCGGGCATGCAGGAAGCGGAATTCGGTGAGGAGGCGCTTCAATACGGAGAGAAGCTGCGCTCCCACGCAGAGCAGCATCTCGGACTTTCCGCAGCGGTCGGGATCGGCACGATCCGCGAAGGCGCCGAAGGCCTTCATGAATCCTATTTTGAAGCCGTGTTCGCTTCCACTCTCGTCGAGCGCAGCGGCGGGGTATGCCGCTTCGGCGATTTGAAGAAAGAGCAGCTCGATCATAACGGCGGGAACCCGGCGGCAATTGACCGGGCAGGCCAGCGCTCCTATGTCGTTGCGGCTCTCCAGCGTATAAGGGAGGAGCGGGAGCAGCAGACGATGAGCGTGCTGGACAAGGCGAAAGGCTACATCGGCGCAAGGTTCACGGAGGAACTCTCGCTGGAAGAGGTTGCCGATCACGTCCATCTGAATTCTTTTTATTTCAGCAAAATCTTTAAGCAGCTCACGGGCGAGACCTTTATCGATTATTTAACCGGCCTCAGAATCGGCAAAGCCAAGGAACTGATTGCGGCCGGAGATTTCAGCCTTAAAGAAATCTGCTTTCTCGCAGGCTACAAAGATCCGAACTACTTCAGCCGGGTATTCAAAAAGGTAACCGGAATCACTCCAAGCGAATACCGCGACCAGAACCATTAA